The Tautonia plasticadhaerens nucleotide sequence GGCCCGGGAAGCATCGCAGGGCCGGCACGCTTGCGCCCAGGAGACCAGCAGTGGGCAAGAAACTCTACGTCGGCAACCTGACCTACGGGGTCAGCAGTTCGGACCTGGAGCAGTTGTTCTCGCAGTTCGGCACCGTCCAGAGCGCCCAGGTCATCGAGGACCGGGAGACGGGACGGAGCAAGGGCTTCGGGTTCGTCGAAATGGACACCGAGGCCGAGGCCCAGGCCGCCATCGACGGCCTGCACGACCGGGACCACGACGGGCGCCGCCTGACGGTCAACGAGGCCAGGCCCCGGGAAGACCGCGGCGGTGGTGGCGGCGGCTACGGCGGCGGTCGAGGCCGGGGCGGTGGCGGCGGCTACGGCGGCGGCGGCGGCTACGGCGGCGGCGGTGGGTACGGCGGCGGCTATGGTGGGGGCGGCGGCCAACGCTATTGATCGCCCGCCAGGCGATGGGGATTCGGGGAGCCCGCGGGCGTGGGCTCCCCGGCCCCCCCGTCGATGGCCCCCGGGGCGGCAAGGCCCCAAGGCTCCCGACCCCCGGTCACGTCATCGAGGGCGATGGGGCTTCCTGTCGCCGGATTTCGAGGACGACGCTCCTTCGACGAGGAACGAGGAGGCACGACCCGTCCCCAGGATCCGGGCGTCCGAGTCCGGAGCCCGAGTCGCCCCTCCCCCTCGGCCTCATCCGACGAGGACCGATCGACGGCCATCCCGTCGACGCCGTCCCCGGGTTCGGTCCGGCGACGGCGGACACCTCGGCCCGATGTTCGCCGACCGAGCGTCCGGTCCGGGGCCGCTGCCCGAGGCCGGGGCCCGGGACGCACTCCCTCGCCAATCG carries:
- a CDS encoding RNA recognition motif domain-containing protein, encoding MGKKLYVGNLTYGVSSSDLEQLFSQFGTVQSAQVIEDRETGRSKGFGFVEMDTEAEAQAAIDGLHDRDHDGRRLTVNEARPREDRGGGGGGYGGGRGRGGGGGYGGGGGYGGGGGYGGGYGGGGGQRY